Proteins encoded within one genomic window of Edaphobacter lichenicola:
- a CDS encoding GRP family sugar transporter: MADRLKGVQKTSLTNYGCLFMLRRLLFESFHLKPNWRSSNGCRNLEGARPLFQPQTYAVALSLMLITMVCWGSWANTMKLCPGYRFQLFYWDYVIGLILAALIWGFTLGSMGGVGRPFLADLLAADSSHIGLAVTGGILFNVANLLLVAAIEIAGLAVAFPVGIGLALIVGAISSYIISPSGNALMLFGGIALVVGAIVLDAMAYRLRETERRSLSMRGFVICLAAGLLMGSFYPFVSRSMLGEGAPGPYAVAMFFSIGVALCAAPFNYLLMRKPLDKSEPVSMSGYSSARGSWHLWGILGGVIWCTGATLNFVASRAHIVGPAVSYSIGQGATMISAAWGVFIWKEFATAPARAKTYLFWMFVLFLCGLSAIALAPIY, translated from the coding sequence TTGGCCGATCGATTGAAAGGAGTGCAGAAAACTTCCTTGACAAACTATGGCTGTCTTTTTATGCTTCGGAGGCTCCTATTTGAAAGCTTTCACCTGAAGCCCAACTGGAGATCTTCAAATGGTTGCAGAAACCTAGAAGGAGCCCGACCATTGTTTCAGCCTCAAACCTATGCGGTTGCTCTTTCGTTGATGCTCATCACAATGGTCTGTTGGGGTTCGTGGGCCAACACGATGAAGTTGTGTCCTGGCTATCGATTCCAGCTCTTCTACTGGGATTATGTAATCGGGTTGATCCTGGCGGCTCTGATTTGGGGCTTTACGCTGGGAAGCATGGGAGGCGTCGGCCGGCCCTTTCTAGCCGACTTGCTGGCGGCGGATTCATCCCACATCGGACTCGCGGTGACAGGAGGCATCCTCTTCAATGTCGCCAACCTGCTGCTCGTTGCCGCCATCGAGATTGCTGGTTTGGCCGTTGCATTTCCGGTTGGAATCGGGCTAGCGCTTATTGTCGGGGCAATCAGCAGCTACATTATTTCACCAAGCGGCAATGCGTTGATGCTGTTTGGCGGAATCGCACTCGTCGTGGGAGCGATCGTTCTTGATGCGATGGCGTACCGGCTGCGCGAGACTGAACGCCGATCGCTGAGCATGCGCGGGTTCGTCATCTGCTTGGCAGCGGGCCTGTTGATGGGTAGCTTCTATCCCTTTGTCTCACGGTCCATGTTGGGCGAGGGCGCTCCTGGGCCGTATGCCGTGGCAATGTTCTTCTCGATTGGCGTCGCTCTATGCGCCGCTCCATTCAACTACCTGTTGATGCGCAAGCCGTTGGATAAGAGCGAGCCCGTGTCGATGAGTGGGTACTCTTCGGCACGCGGATCGTGGCATCTTTGGGGCATCCTTGGCGGAGTGATCTGGTGTACGGGCGCGACCTTAAATTTTGTGGCATCTCGCGCGCATATTGTAGGGCCGGCAGTTTCTTATTCGATTGGTCAGGGCGCGACTATGATCTCTGCCGCGTGGGGAGTCTTTATCTGGAAGGAATTTGCAACCGCGCCGGCTCGAGCCAAAACTTACCTGTTTTGGATGTTTGTTTTGTTCCTCTGCGGATTGAGCGCGATTGCGCTCGCTCCTATTTATTGA
- a CDS encoding LacI family DNA-binding transcriptional regulator, whose amino-acid sequence MANMKQIAKIAGVSLGTVSHVLNKSAPVRENLRKRVMDAVDAVGYQPSQLARGLRLDKTNMIGMIIPDVTNPFFPAVVRGAEDVAFANGYRLILCNTDNDHSKEIVHLNELRTFLPSGLIVIPSNFSDLTAQAESYRKSGTAVVCVDRLPKGWDGDTVTADNEKGAYEATSYVLRQGHRQLAMVMGPRHLTNAQDRLAGFKRALHEKKIPIGPEYIQEASFDQHGGYAKTMLLLRMIPRPTVIFAANDMIAFGALLAFREAGLHCPEDISLIGFDNLQFAEMTSPPLSSVSQPGFQMGTSAAQILIDRVRGDDGPAKHLVLETALKIRDSVAPPSLISAQKSPSSRRNRLSK is encoded by the coding sequence ATGGCAAACATGAAGCAGATTGCAAAGATAGCTGGAGTCTCACTCGGCACCGTATCCCATGTTCTCAACAAATCTGCTCCCGTTCGCGAAAACCTTCGCAAGCGGGTCATGGACGCCGTCGATGCGGTCGGCTACCAGCCCAGTCAACTGGCGCGCGGGCTTCGTCTGGACAAGACCAACATGATCGGCATGATCATTCCAGACGTAACGAACCCCTTCTTCCCGGCAGTAGTTCGCGGCGCAGAGGACGTCGCCTTCGCAAACGGCTATCGCTTAATCCTCTGCAACACTGACAACGACCATTCCAAAGAGATCGTTCACCTCAATGAACTTCGAACGTTCCTTCCGTCTGGTCTGATCGTGATTCCATCTAACTTCAGTGACCTCACAGCACAGGCCGAGTCGTATCGAAAGTCTGGAACAGCAGTAGTCTGCGTCGACCGTCTTCCCAAAGGGTGGGACGGCGACACGGTTACTGCTGACAACGAGAAGGGAGCCTATGAGGCGACCAGCTACGTGCTCCGGCAAGGACATCGGCAGCTTGCGATGGTCATGGGCCCACGTCACCTGACGAATGCGCAAGACCGCCTGGCTGGCTTTAAACGCGCATTACACGAAAAAAAGATCCCAATCGGTCCCGAATATATACAAGAGGCAAGCTTCGACCAACACGGCGGTTACGCGAAGACTATGCTTCTTCTTCGCATGATCCCGAGGCCGACGGTGATCTTCGCAGCGAACGACATGATCGCGTTCGGCGCCCTGCTGGCCTTTCGCGAAGCCGGCCTCCACTGCCCCGAAGACATATCCCTGATTGGTTTCGACAATCTTCAATTTGCCGAGATGACCAGCCCGCCGCTCTCATCCGTATCCCAGCCAGGCTTTCAAATGGGAACCTCGGCCGCTCAAATCCTGATTGATCGTGTCCGCGGCGATGATGGCCCAGCAAAGCATCTCGTCCTTGAAACAGCGCTGAAGATTAGAGATTCGGTGGCTCCTCCTAGCCTGATCTCGGCCCAGAAATCCCCCTCCTCTCGGCGGAACAGACTTAGCAAATAG